Proteins co-encoded in one Archangium lipolyticum genomic window:
- a CDS encoding serine/threonine-protein kinase: MPKSAIHRDTVCGEALFILRSLKENGRLGRSNKLADVKASLEPSVSLEFDSYYLFLRKYLYIALDPREAQLRLTEPGERVVDGELQDKFSLEVDEFFAEQLLGDDAVPADDEEGDPSMPPPPPDILLDENEVLPHVEQPPALPRARASVALEVPLPPSVPVPPPVASMRNEAVPLPPAVPVPPAAPVAPPAPMPAPAPAPIPPLATSPAPKAAEVLDQRYQKLEAIGSGPLGTAYKGRFNALGLDICVKELKDIFGYFSFLQRGEVLKRLRKELCAQAQVRHPGIIQVLDQNAEAARPYYVLELLHGSLKDKLEEGGGKGVPVSLAMRCFLQLAYALRAAHAVGLTHHNLKPENVLFDLYGNAKLGDFGLSRVVEQDASKGLPQVFVGAGGMAYLAPELLQPQRAKDAGPASDVYGLGIILYEMLTGQIPGRRSPLPSEVNPEAPAGLDAIFDKMTHDRVDQRYPDIDTMLEDFYKSFTEAQFLARGDLILSSEPQ; the protein is encoded by the coding sequence ATGCCCAAGTCCGCCATCCACCGCGATACCGTCTGCGGCGAGGCGCTGTTCATCCTCCGGAGTCTGAAGGAGAACGGCCGTCTGGGGCGCTCGAACAAGCTGGCCGATGTGAAGGCCTCGCTCGAGCCCTCCGTCTCGCTGGAGTTCGACAGCTACTACCTCTTCCTTCGCAAGTACCTCTACATCGCGCTGGACCCGCGGGAGGCGCAGCTGCGTCTCACCGAGCCGGGTGAGCGCGTGGTGGACGGCGAGCTGCAGGACAAGTTCTCCCTGGAGGTGGACGAGTTCTTCGCCGAGCAGCTGCTCGGGGACGACGCCGTCCCGGCCGATGACGAGGAGGGCGACCCGAGCATGCCGCCTCCCCCTCCGGACATCCTCCTGGACGAGAACGAGGTGCTGCCGCACGTGGAGCAGCCGCCCGCGTTGCCGAGGGCTCGCGCGTCCGTGGCGTTGGAGGTGCCGCTGCCGCCGTCCGTGCCCGTGCCTCCCCCGGTGGCGAGCATGCGCAACGAGGCCGTCCCCCTGCCGCCCGCCGTGCCCGTTCCCCCCGCCGCTCCCGTCGCGCCCCCCGCTCCGATGCCCGCTCCCGCCCCCGCGCCCATCCCTCCGCTGGCCACCTCTCCCGCTCCCAAGGCCGCCGAGGTGCTGGACCAGCGCTACCAGAAGCTTGAGGCCATCGGCTCCGGGCCTCTCGGGACCGCCTACAAGGGCCGCTTCAACGCGCTCGGGCTGGACATCTGCGTCAAGGAGCTGAAGGACATCTTCGGCTACTTCTCCTTCCTGCAGCGCGGCGAGGTGCTCAAGCGGCTGAGGAAGGAGCTGTGCGCGCAGGCCCAGGTGCGCCACCCGGGCATCATCCAGGTGCTGGACCAGAACGCGGAGGCGGCCCGGCCCTACTACGTGCTGGAGCTGCTGCACGGCAGCCTCAAGGACAAGCTGGAAGAGGGTGGAGGCAAGGGCGTGCCGGTGTCCCTGGCCATGCGCTGCTTCCTGCAGCTCGCCTATGCGCTGCGCGCCGCGCACGCCGTGGGCCTCACGCACCACAACCTCAAGCCGGAGAACGTCCTCTTCGACCTCTACGGCAACGCGAAGCTGGGTGACTTCGGCCTGAGCCGCGTGGTGGAGCAGGACGCCTCCAAGGGCCTGCCCCAGGTCTTCGTGGGGGCCGGTGGCATGGCCTACCTGGCGCCCGAGCTCCTCCAGCCGCAGCGCGCGAAGGATGCCGGCCCCGCCTCGGACGTCTACGGGCTGGGCATCATCCTCTACGAGATGCTCACCGGGCAGATTCCCGGCCGCCGCTCGCCGCTGCCCTCCGAGGTCAACCCCGAGGCTCCCGCCGGCCTGGACGCCATCTTCGACAAGATGACCCATGACCGGGTGGACCAGCGCTACCCGGACATCGACACGATGCTGGAGGACTTCTACAAGTCCTTCACCGAGGCGCAGTTCCTCGCCAGGGGCGACCTCATCCTGTCCTCCGAGCCACAGTAA
- the serB gene encoding phosphoserine phosphatase SerB, with protein MSNSPNSQDSVLVTVTGRDEPGILARLTGILSEVGAVLLDIEQVVVHGQLTLSLLVRLPETRSVLKELLFAAKELGMSLDFKPVEGPSTPVAPSLSRHVVTVVGALGARELHAVAERLARHGANIERINRLSDAELGSVEIHIALPPERDPEELKRSLLELAMSTSAFDVALQRESLYRRSKRLVVMDMDSTLIRIEVIDELARAYGVGEQVVRITERAMHGEMDYDESLRQRVALLKGMDAKVLRDLAANLPLTQGAETLIRVLKRLGYRTAIISGGFSVAAEALKARLGIDYAHSNMLEEADGKLTGRTLGPIVNARRKAELLENIAQAEGILLDQVIAVGDGANDLLMLERAGLGIAFRAKPKLRQAADTSISAGGLDTILYLLGLSARELQEVLG; from the coding sequence ATGAGCAACAGCCCGAATTCGCAAGACTCCGTGCTCGTCACCGTCACCGGACGGGACGAGCCCGGCATCCTGGCCCGCCTGACCGGCATCCTGTCCGAGGTGGGCGCGGTATTGCTCGACATCGAGCAGGTGGTGGTGCACGGCCAGCTCACCCTGTCCCTGCTGGTGCGCCTGCCCGAGACGCGCAGCGTCCTCAAGGAGCTGCTCTTCGCGGCGAAGGAGCTCGGCATGTCGCTGGACTTCAAGCCGGTGGAGGGACCGAGCACTCCCGTCGCCCCGAGCCTCAGCCGCCATGTCGTCACCGTGGTGGGCGCCCTGGGAGCCCGCGAGCTGCACGCCGTCGCCGAGCGCCTGGCCCGGCACGGGGCCAACATCGAGCGCATCAACCGCCTGTCCGACGCGGAGCTCGGCTCGGTGGAGATCCACATCGCCCTGCCGCCGGAGAGGGATCCGGAGGAGCTCAAGCGCTCGTTGCTGGAGCTGGCCATGTCCACCAGCGCCTTCGACGTGGCGCTGCAGCGCGAGAGCCTCTACCGGCGCAGCAAGCGGTTGGTGGTGATGGACATGGACTCCACGCTCATCCGCATCGAGGTCATCGACGAGCTGGCGCGGGCGTACGGGGTGGGGGAGCAGGTGGTGCGCATCACCGAGCGCGCCATGCATGGGGAGATGGACTACGACGAGTCCCTGCGCCAGCGCGTGGCGCTGCTGAAGGGCATGGACGCGAAGGTGCTGAGGGATCTCGCCGCCAACCTCCCGCTCACCCAGGGCGCGGAGACGCTCATCCGGGTGCTCAAGCGGCTGGGCTACCGCACCGCCATCATCAGCGGCGGCTTCTCCGTGGCGGCCGAGGCCCTCAAGGCACGGCTGGGTATCGACTACGCCCACTCCAACATGCTGGAGGAGGCGGACGGCAAGCTCACCGGGCGCACGCTCGGGCCCATCGTCAACGCGCGCCGCAAGGCGGAGCTGCTGGAGAACATCGCCCAGGCGGAGGGCATCCTCCTCGACCAGGTCATCGCGGTGGGTGACGGTGCGAACGACCTGCTGATGCTGGAGCGCGCGGGCCTGGGCATCGCCTTCCGCGCCAAGCCCAAGCTGCGCCAGGCGGCCGATACCTCCATCTCCGCCGGCGGCCTGGACACCATCCTCTACCTCCTGGGACTCAGCGCTCGCGAGCTCCAGGAGGTGCTCGGCTAG
- a CDS encoding GspE/PulE/PilB domain-containing protein — MAAPRNRIGEILVKARVIDEMQLRSALAQHDQWGGRLSRIVTDMGLAAEDTLTEAIAQGLGVQRVQLGTAKDPGALAKLDVTFAEQKGVFPVALRDNGKTLVLAMADPSDLQTIDQVAARSRTRVIPMVAGDREIENAIMRHYRNMEPSLTPTGMRRDKPSGDEDEFKIVDMSGKTVRKSLADISPKLAEENAQRQAAAAATPRPGGGASAADLLDEILSASPAPAEVFSPEEMQRLQTVQVNQEKSSKILRALLELLLEKGAIQQRELAARMRAS, encoded by the coding sequence ATGGCCGCACCTCGCAACCGTATCGGAGAGATTCTCGTCAAGGCCCGCGTCATCGACGAGATGCAGCTTCGCAGCGCGCTCGCCCAGCACGACCAGTGGGGCGGACGCCTGTCGCGCATCGTCACCGACATGGGGCTCGCCGCGGAGGACACCCTCACCGAGGCCATTGCCCAGGGCCTGGGCGTGCAGCGCGTCCAGCTGGGCACCGCCAAGGATCCGGGCGCCCTCGCGAAGCTGGACGTCACCTTCGCCGAGCAGAAGGGCGTCTTCCCCGTGGCCCTGCGCGACAACGGCAAGACGCTCGTGCTCGCCATGGCGGACCCGTCCGACCTGCAGACCATCGATCAGGTGGCCGCGCGCAGCCGCACGCGCGTCATCCCCATGGTGGCGGGAGACCGGGAGATCGAGAACGCCATCATGCGGCACTACCGCAACATGGAGCCGTCCCTCACGCCAACGGGCATGCGCAGGGACAAGCCCTCGGGCGACGAGGACGAGTTCAAGATCGTCGACATGAGCGGCAAGACGGTGAGGAAGTCCCTCGCCGACATCTCCCCGAAGCTGGCCGAGGAGAACGCCCAGCGCCAGGCGGCGGCCGCCGCGACCCCGCGTCCCGGTGGAGGGGCGAGCGCCGCGGATCTGCTCGATGAGATCCTCAGCGCCTCGCCCGCCCCGGCCGAGGTGTTCTCCCCCGAGGAGATGCAGCGGCTGCAGACGGTGCAGGTCAACCAGGAGAAGAGCTCCAAGATTTTGCGCGCCCTGCTCGAGCTGCTGCTGGAGAAGGGCGCCATCCAGCAGAGGGAGCTGGCGGCGCGCATGCGCGCCTCGTGA
- a CDS encoding DUF309 domain-containing protein has translation MPRGFDTCLAEGVALFNAGHFFEAHEAWEEAWTHERGPRRLLLQGLILVAAGWLKRDAGNVRGAWTLFSRALDRLESLPPVCEGVDVGGLRPRVQRWREGEAPDRPLLARLATGQGGDF, from the coding sequence ATGCCGCGAGGATTCGATACCTGCCTGGCAGAAGGGGTGGCGCTCTTCAACGCGGGGCACTTCTTCGAGGCCCACGAGGCCTGGGAGGAGGCCTGGACGCACGAGCGCGGCCCGCGCCGGCTGCTCCTCCAGGGCCTCATCCTCGTGGCGGCGGGCTGGCTGAAGCGGGACGCGGGCAATGTCCGGGGGGCGTGGACGCTCTTCTCCCGCGCGCTGGACCGGCTCGAGTCCCTGCCCCCCGTCTGCGAGGGCGTGGACGTGGGCGGCCTGCGCCCCCGGGTGCAGCGCTGGCGCGAGGGCGAGGCCCCTGACCGGCCCCTGCTCGCTCGGCTGGCCACCGGCCAGGGAGGAGACTTCTGA
- a CDS encoding CPXCG motif-containing cysteine-rich protein, producing the protein MQPFADEQTHLCPYCGEEVEVAVDPGGPSSETYVEDCPVCCRPWVVHVSREGDEVSVHLGREDD; encoded by the coding sequence ATGCAACCCTTCGCGGACGAGCAGACGCACCTGTGCCCCTACTGCGGCGAGGAGGTGGAGGTGGCGGTGGACCCGGGCGGTCCCTCCTCGGAGACGTACGTGGAGGACTGCCCGGTGTGCTGCCGGCCGTGGGTGGTGCACGTCTCCCGCGAGGGGGACGAGGTGTCCGTCCACCTGGGGCGCGAGGACGACTGA
- a CDS encoding Hsp20/alpha crystallin family protein — protein MQTRWNPFAVSNGAVALGPLMAREFDQLFRDLSLRPDSRELVPPADIYETAEGITLQVDLPGHDPKAIEVKVENDTLTLRSERKTERSDKDGARRLERSFGVYARTFVVPRTVDASKVEARYDNGVLTLTLPRREESRPRVVEVKVNS, from the coding sequence ATGCAGACCCGTTGGAATCCGTTCGCCGTGAGCAATGGTGCCGTCGCCCTGGGCCCCCTGATGGCGCGGGAGTTCGACCAGCTCTTCCGTGACCTGTCCCTGCGCCCTGATTCGCGCGAGCTCGTGCCGCCGGCGGACATCTACGAGACGGCCGAGGGCATCACCCTGCAGGTGGACCTGCCGGGACATGACCCGAAGGCCATCGAGGTGAAGGTGGAGAACGACACCCTCACGCTCAGGTCGGAGCGCAAGACGGAGCGCTCGGACAAGGACGGCGCGCGGCGCCTGGAGCGCAGCTTCGGCGTGTACGCCCGCACCTTCGTGGTGCCCCGCACGGTGGACGCGTCCAAGGTGGAGGCCCGCTACGACAATGGCGTGCTCACCCTGACGCTGCCGCGGCGCGAGGAGTCCCGCCCCCGCGTGGTCGAGGTGAAGGTCAACAGCTGA
- a CDS encoding response regulator — protein sequence MTDQLYTTHDISRLLQVDPSTVSKWIDRGILMAFRTPGGHRRVRSADLRTFLITHQMPVPEELGSSTVRLLVVDDERQVLDAIKRAFKPYANQVELQTTTSGVEALLLVSEQKPHGMLIDLNMPDIDGIEVCRRIRARKQMEGVRLITMTSAHSPEVVEQSKQAGAVACLPKPLDVQQVLDLFRVPLALGANTAVKR from the coding sequence ATGACGGATCAGCTCTACACGACCCACGACATCAGTCGATTGCTCCAGGTGGACCCGTCCACGGTGAGCAAGTGGATCGACCGCGGCATCCTCATGGCGTTCCGGACGCCGGGTGGTCACCGGAGGGTTCGCTCGGCGGATCTCCGCACGTTCCTCATCACCCACCAGATGCCGGTGCCCGAGGAGCTGGGCAGCAGCACCGTGCGCCTGCTGGTGGTGGATGACGAGCGGCAGGTGCTCGACGCCATCAAGCGTGCCTTCAAGCCATACGCCAACCAGGTGGAGCTGCAGACGACCACCAGTGGCGTCGAGGCGCTGCTGCTGGTGAGCGAGCAGAAGCCGCACGGCATGCTCATCGACCTGAACATGCCGGACATCGACGGTATCGAGGTGTGCCGCCGCATCCGCGCCCGCAAGCAGATGGAGGGCGTGCGGCTCATCACCATGACGTCCGCCCACTCGCCCGAGGTGGTGGAGCAGTCGAAGCAGGCGGGCGCCGTGGCGTGCCTGCCCAAGCCGCTGGACGTGCAGCAGGTGCTCGACCTGTTCCGCGTGCCGCTGGCGCTCGGGGCCAACACCGCCGTCAAGCGCTAG
- a CDS encoding KdsC family phosphatase, protein MTELPPKPNKDELTERASRVRLLVFDVDGVLTDGGLYYGDGGEAMKRFDVKDGHGLVMARLAGLRTAILTARSSSIVEVRGLELGVTAVLQGRKNKAAGFRELLAQLEVSPEECAYMGDDINDLGPLGMAGLSACPADAAPEVRQEVHYVARSRGGHGAARELVELCLKASGQWETTVQHMRDPDALQAVKL, encoded by the coding sequence ATGACGGAGCTGCCACCAAAGCCGAACAAGGACGAGCTGACGGAACGTGCCTCGCGCGTGCGTCTGCTCGTGTTCGACGTGGACGGCGTGCTCACGGATGGCGGCCTCTACTACGGTGATGGCGGCGAGGCGATGAAGCGCTTCGACGTCAAGGATGGTCACGGGCTGGTGATGGCGAGGCTGGCGGGGTTGCGCACCGCCATCCTCACCGCGCGCTCCTCCTCCATCGTGGAGGTGCGTGGCCTCGAGCTGGGTGTCACCGCCGTGCTCCAGGGCCGGAAGAACAAAGCAGCGGGTTTTCGTGAACTGCTGGCGCAGCTCGAGGTCTCCCCTGAGGAGTGTGCCTATATGGGGGATGACATCAACGACCTGGGTCCCCTGGGGATGGCGGGTCTCTCGGCGTGTCCCGCGGATGCAGCCCCCGAGGTACGCCAGGAAGTGCATTATGTGGCTCGGAGCCGAGGGGGACACGGCGCCGCGCGTGAGCTGGTGGAGCTCTGCTTGAAGGCCTCGGGCCAATGGGAGACCACCGTTCAACACATGAGAGACCCTGATGCCCTACAAGCTGTCAAGTTGTGA
- the kdsA gene encoding 3-deoxy-8-phosphooctulonate synthase has protein sequence MNQSIDLCGYKVGPGQKLFVIAGPDSIESEDMALRHAKLLKELTGRLGVPYAFKCSYDKANRTSGKSFRGPGLKEGLRILDRVKREVGVPILTDVHETSHVGPAAEVVDIIQIPAFLCRQTDLVEAVARTGKGVNLKKGQFVAPKDIVHSARKAVEVGNPNVLVTERGATFGYNNLVVDMRGFAQMREAGLVVCFDATHSVQLPSSGDGQTGGERKFVSLLARSAAAAGIDALFTEVHEDPDRALCDGPCSLNPQMFEDVLRQVLAIRRALGHEPG, from the coding sequence ATGAACCAGAGCATCGACCTCTGCGGCTACAAGGTCGGCCCCGGCCAGAAGCTCTTCGTCATCGCGGGCCCGGACAGCATCGAGTCCGAGGACATGGCGCTCCGGCACGCGAAGCTCCTCAAGGAGCTGACGGGCCGGCTGGGCGTGCCCTACGCCTTCAAGTGCTCCTACGACAAGGCCAACCGCACCAGCGGCAAGTCCTTCCGGGGGCCCGGCCTGAAGGAAGGCCTGCGCATCCTCGACCGGGTGAAGCGCGAAGTGGGCGTGCCCATCCTCACGGACGTCCACGAGACGAGCCACGTGGGCCCCGCCGCCGAGGTGGTGGACATCATCCAGATTCCGGCCTTCCTCTGCCGCCAGACGGACCTGGTGGAGGCGGTGGCGCGCACCGGCAAGGGCGTCAACCTCAAGAAGGGCCAGTTCGTCGCGCCCAAGGACATCGTCCACTCGGCGCGCAAGGCCGTGGAGGTGGGCAACCCCAACGTGCTCGTCACCGAGCGCGGCGCCACCTTCGGCTACAACAACCTGGTGGTGGACATGCGCGGCTTCGCCCAGATGCGCGAGGCGGGGCTCGTCGTGTGCTTCGACGCCACCCACTCCGTGCAGCTGCCCTCCTCCGGGGATGGACAGACGGGCGGAGAGCGCAAGTTCGTCTCCCTGTTGGCGCGCTCCGCCGCCGCCGCCGGAATAGACGCGCTTTTCACGGAAGTGCATGAAGACCCGGACCGTGCCCTGTGTGACGGTCCCTGCTCGCTCAATCCCCAGATGTTCGAGGACGTGCTACGTCAGGTGCTGGCCATCCGGCGCGCGCTGGGGCACGAGCCGGGGTGA
- a CDS encoding CTP synthase produces the protein MRSKKTKFIFVTGGVVSSLGKGLASASIGALLENRGLDITLLKLDPYINIDPGTMSPFQHGEVFVTDDGGETDMDLGHYERFTNARMSRLNNFTSGRIYHSVIQKERRGEYLGKTVQVIPHITDEIKSCIRQAAQGMDAVIVEVGGTVGDIESLPFLEAIRQMRYDVGSGNAVYMHLTLLPYIGAAGEVKTKPTQHSVMKLREIGIQPDFLICRTDREISRELKDKIAMFCNVDNGNVFTSPDVKSIYELPLELHRQGIDERLAETLNIWTRAARLDRWEDIIRKVYSPGRGEVKVGIVGKYVDLKESYKSLNEALLHGGIANDVKVDLQFVDSQDVEEKGPEALLSGVDAILVPGGFGVRGTEGKITAVRYAREKRVPFFGICLGLQMAVVEFSRNVLGLAGSNSLEFNEHTPHPVVTLMESQVKVQDKGGTMRLGSYACALKPGSLAHKLYGEDVIHERHRHRYEVNNAYRGRLQEAGLVVSGHNPDLNLVEMIELPDHPYFVGCQFHPEFKSKPFAPHPLFSGFIRAALTQRDAGRTQA, from the coding sequence ATGCGCTCCAAGAAGACCAAGTTCATCTTCGTGACCGGCGGAGTGGTGAGCTCGCTGGGCAAGGGGCTTGCCTCCGCATCCATCGGCGCCCTGCTCGAGAATCGCGGGCTCGACATCACGCTGCTGAAGCTAGACCCCTACATCAACATCGATCCGGGCACGATGAGCCCGTTCCAGCATGGGGAGGTCTTCGTCACCGACGATGGTGGCGAGACCGACATGGACCTGGGGCACTACGAGCGCTTCACCAACGCGCGGATGTCCCGGCTCAACAACTTCACCTCCGGGCGCATCTACCACTCCGTCATCCAGAAGGAGCGCCGGGGCGAGTACCTGGGCAAGACGGTCCAGGTGATTCCGCACATCACGGATGAGATCAAGTCCTGCATCCGCCAGGCGGCGCAGGGCATGGACGCCGTCATCGTCGAGGTGGGCGGCACCGTGGGCGACATCGAGTCGCTGCCCTTCCTCGAGGCCATCCGGCAGATGCGCTACGACGTGGGCAGCGGCAACGCCGTCTACATGCACCTGACGCTGCTGCCCTACATCGGCGCGGCCGGTGAGGTGAAGACCAAGCCCACCCAGCACTCGGTGATGAAGCTGCGGGAGATCGGCATCCAGCCCGACTTCCTCATCTGCCGCACGGACCGGGAGATTTCGCGCGAGCTCAAGGACAAGATCGCCATGTTCTGCAACGTGGACAACGGCAACGTGTTCACCTCGCCGGACGTGAAGAGCATCTACGAGCTGCCGCTGGAGCTGCACCGCCAGGGCATCGACGAGCGGCTGGCGGAGACGCTCAACATCTGGACGCGCGCCGCCCGGCTGGACCGCTGGGAGGACATCATCCGCAAGGTGTACTCGCCGGGCCGCGGCGAGGTGAAGGTGGGCATCGTCGGCAAGTACGTGGACCTCAAGGAGAGCTACAAGAGCCTCAACGAGGCGCTGCTCCACGGCGGTATCGCCAACGACGTGAAGGTGGACCTGCAGTTCGTGGACTCGCAGGACGTGGAGGAGAAGGGTCCCGAGGCCCTGCTGAGCGGGGTGGACGCCATCCTGGTGCCCGGCGGCTTCGGGGTGCGCGGCACCGAGGGTAAAATCACGGCGGTGCGCTACGCCCGGGAGAAGCGGGTGCCCTTCTTCGGCATCTGCCTGGGCCTGCAGATGGCGGTGGTGGAGTTCAGCCGCAACGTGCTGGGCCTGGCCGGCTCCAACTCCTTGGAGTTCAACGAGCACACCCCCCACCCGGTGGTGACGCTCATGGAGAGCCAGGTGAAGGTGCAGGACAAGGGTGGTACCATGCGTCTGGGCAGCTACGCCTGCGCGCTCAAACCGGGCTCGCTGGCGCACAAGCTGTACGGGGAGGACGTCATCCACGAGCGGCACCGCCACCGGTACGAGGTCAACAACGCCTATCGCGGCCGGCTGCAGGAGGCGGGCCTCGTCGTGTCCGGGCACAACCCCGACCTCAACCTCGTGGAGATGATCGAGCTGCCGGACCACCCCTACTTCGTGGGCTGCCAGTTCCACCCGGAGTTCAAGAGCAAGCCCTTCGCGCCCCACCCGCTCTTCTCCGGCTTCATCCGCGCGGCCCTCACGCAGCGTGACGCGGGGAGGACGCAGGCATGA